The Streptomyces luteogriseus genome includes a window with the following:
- a CDS encoding serine/threonine-protein kinase yields MIAGRYRLLAPLGEGGMGTVWRARDEVLNREVAVKEVRAPSGLAGDDVQRMYARLEREAWAAARVANRNVVTVYDVATDDGRPWIVMELVRGLSLAEVLDAEGPMAPQRAAHIGAEVLAALRSAHEAGVLHRDVKPANVLISNDGRIVLTDFGIAMVEGSSALTMTGEVIGSPEFLAPERALGRTPGPESDLWSLGVLLYAAVEGHSPFRHDTPLSTLRAIVDEELPPPYRAGPLAPVIEGLLRKDPEQRLPPERAEEDLRVVAAGGAPRADTTRAVPFAPTAVGHPEPAPTPPMPFPGRSASGPAATTTATGRDGERRAGRVLVAGVIALALAVGGLTYVLLNDGDGSDGNDQGAGNGTPTATKSPPPNTGTEKSSPSPTPTPSESKESSAPPQSVRVALQGRRTDYSGPCPPPNARAPEFTATLTVGRLPAEVSYRWVTQDGQVLDGGWKTLSFAEGGGRSKRDTVRVTTEEESGTFENEIGVEVREPVRTTSESVPFSVTCETETPTGGASPSPSGSDPGSDPESNSDPDSG; encoded by the coding sequence GTGATCGCGGGCCGCTACCGGCTCCTGGCACCGCTGGGCGAGGGTGGCATGGGAACGGTGTGGCGCGCCCGCGACGAGGTGCTGAACCGCGAGGTCGCCGTCAAGGAGGTGCGCGCCCCGTCCGGCCTCGCGGGTGACGACGTGCAGCGGATGTACGCGCGACTGGAGCGGGAGGCGTGGGCGGCGGCCCGGGTCGCCAACCGCAACGTCGTGACCGTGTACGACGTGGCCACGGACGACGGCCGGCCGTGGATCGTCATGGAGCTGGTCCGCGGCCTCTCCCTGGCCGAGGTCCTCGACGCCGAGGGCCCGATGGCACCGCAGCGCGCCGCGCACATCGGCGCCGAGGTGCTGGCCGCGCTGCGGTCCGCGCACGAGGCCGGGGTGCTGCACCGCGACGTGAAGCCGGCCAACGTGCTGATCTCCAACGACGGCCGGATCGTGCTCACCGACTTCGGCATCGCCATGGTCGAGGGCAGTTCGGCGCTGACCATGACCGGTGAGGTCATCGGCTCGCCCGAGTTCCTCGCCCCGGAGCGGGCCCTGGGCCGTACACCGGGCCCGGAGTCGGACCTGTGGTCGCTCGGGGTGCTGCTGTACGCGGCGGTCGAGGGCCACTCCCCCTTCCGGCACGACACCCCGCTGAGCACGCTGCGGGCGATCGTCGACGAGGAGTTGCCGCCGCCGTACCGGGCCGGGCCGCTCGCCCCGGTGATCGAGGGGCTGCTGCGCAAGGATCCGGAGCAGCGGTTGCCGCCCGAGCGGGCCGAGGAGGATCTGCGGGTCGTCGCCGCGGGCGGTGCGCCGCGCGCGGACACCACACGGGCGGTTCCGTTCGCGCCGACCGCCGTGGGCCATCCCGAGCCCGCGCCCACTCCCCCGATGCCCTTCCCCGGCCGTTCGGCGTCCGGGCCGGCCGCGACCACGACGGCCACCGGCCGGGACGGGGAGCGCAGGGCCGGGCGGGTGCTGGTCGCGGGCGTGATCGCACTGGCGCTCGCGGTGGGCGGGCTGACGTACGTGCTGCTGAACGACGGGGACGGTTCCGACGGCAACGACCAGGGCGCGGGGAACGGTACGCCGACGGCGACCAAGAGTCCGCCGCCGAACACCGGGACGGAGAAGTCCAGCCCGTCCCCGACCCCGACGCCGAGCGAGTCGAAGGAGAGCAGTGCGCCGCCGCAGTCGGTGCGGGTCGCCCTGCAGGGCCGGCGCACGGACTACTCGGGCCCGTGTCCGCCGCCGAACGCCCGGGCGCCCGAGTTCACGGCGACACTCACGGTGGGCCGGCTGCCGGCCGAGGTGAGCTACCGCTGGGTGACCCAGGACGGCCAGGTGCTCGACGGGGGCTGGAAGACGCTGTCGTTCGCCGAGGGCGGCGGCCGTTCGAAGCGGGACACGGTGCGGGTGACGACCGAGGAGGAGAGCGGGACGTTCGAGAACGAGATCGGCGTCGAGGTGCGCGAGCCGGTGCGGACGACGTCCGAGTCGGTGCCGTTCTCGGTGACGTGCGAGACGGAGACCCCGACGGGCGGGGCCTCCCCTTCTCCCTCCGGCTCGGACCCGGGCTCGGATCCGGAGTCGAACTCGGACCCGGACTCCGGGTGA
- a CDS encoding HoxN/HupN/NixA family nickel/cobalt transporter, which yields MTLRRLFASGAAVLTAACALTLLPAATASAHPLGNFTVNRYDGLVAAPGELRVHHVEDLAEIPATQAGPDIERLGIAMWARERCATAAEDSRATVDGRGVALTAERSHARVRPGQAGLDTLRVECELTAPLPSDEKTLSVGFRGAGASTGPGWREITARGDRMTLAASDVPEKSISDELTSYPEELLSSPADTASAALRVRPGGAALAEEESDAPAASVLPRGADRWTRALDDLVARQDLTAGFAALALLIAVVLGAMHALAPGHGKTIMAATAAARGGQARMKDVLPMAASVTITHTLGVVALGLLVTAGSAAAPSVIAWLGVASGLLVTLAGASLVRRALRNRAHTHHPQGHQHGHPHGHGSHTHDHDGHTHDHDHHDKHDHDHDHKHDHPHDHSHPHSHPHTVEHTHGGSTHSHAIAPTLRGTILMGFAGGLVPSPSAVVVLVGAAALGQAWFGLLLVVAYGVGLALTLTAAGYAVVKAGSGMTRLLDRRPRWTGGPMAALVRRTAPLGSAFAVVVLGAGLVFKGAASALG from the coding sequence GTGACCCTGCGCCGGCTGTTCGCGTCCGGCGCCGCCGTCCTCACGGCCGCCTGCGCGCTCACCCTGCTGCCCGCCGCCACGGCGAGCGCCCACCCGCTGGGCAACTTCACCGTCAACCGCTACGACGGCCTGGTCGCCGCCCCCGGCGAACTGCGGGTCCACCACGTCGAGGACCTCGCCGAGATCCCGGCGACCCAGGCGGGACCGGACATCGAACGGCTGGGCATCGCCATGTGGGCCCGCGAGCGGTGCGCCACCGCCGCCGAGGACAGCCGGGCGACCGTCGACGGACGCGGAGTCGCCCTCACCGCCGAGCGCAGCCACGCGCGTGTGCGGCCCGGACAGGCGGGGCTCGACACCCTCCGGGTGGAGTGCGAGCTGACCGCGCCGCTCCCGTCGGACGAGAAGACCCTGTCGGTCGGCTTCCGCGGCGCTGGTGCCTCGACCGGCCCGGGCTGGCGGGAGATCACGGCACGGGGCGACCGTATGACACTCGCCGCCTCGGACGTGCCGGAGAAGTCGATCTCGGACGAACTGACCAGCTATCCGGAGGAGTTGCTCTCCTCACCGGCCGACACCGCGTCGGCCGCCCTGCGGGTGCGTCCCGGCGGCGCCGCCCTCGCCGAGGAGGAGTCGGACGCCCCCGCGGCCTCCGTGCTCCCGCGCGGCGCGGACCGCTGGACGCGTGCCCTGGACGACCTGGTGGCCCGGCAGGACCTCACCGCCGGTTTCGCCGCGCTGGCCCTGCTCATCGCCGTCGTCCTGGGTGCGATGCACGCGCTCGCCCCGGGCCACGGCAAGACCATCATGGCCGCGACGGCGGCGGCCCGGGGCGGCCAGGCCCGGATGAAGGACGTCCTGCCCATGGCCGCCTCGGTGACCATCACACACACCCTGGGCGTGGTCGCCCTGGGCCTGCTGGTGACGGCCGGCTCGGCGGCGGCGCCCTCGGTGATCGCCTGGCTCGGCGTCGCCAGCGGTCTCCTGGTGACGCTGGCGGGCGCGAGCCTGGTCCGCCGCGCCCTGCGCAACCGCGCGCACACCCACCACCCGCAGGGTCATCAGCACGGCCACCCTCACGGCCACGGAAGCCACACCCACGACCACGACGGCCACACCCACGACCACGACCATCACGACAAGCACGACCACGACCACGACCACAAGCACGACCACCCGCACGATCACAGCCACCCCCACTCCCACCCCCACACGGTCGAGCACACCCACGGCGGTTCCACCCACAGCCACGCCATCGCCCCCACCCTGCGCGGCACGATCCTCATGGGCTTCGCGGGCGGTCTCGTGCCCAGCCCGTCCGCCGTGGTGGTGCTGGTCGGCGCCGCCGCCCTCGGGCAGGCCTGGTTCGGTCTGCTGCTCGTCGTCGCGTACGGCGTCGGGCTGGCGCTCACCCTCACGGCCGCCGGGTACGCCGTCGTCAAGGCGGGCAGCGGCATGACCCGGCTCCTGGACCGGCGCCCCCGCTGGACGGGAGGCCCGATGGCGGCCCTGGTGCGCCGCACCGCACCGCTCGGTTCGGCCTTCGCCGTGGTGGTTCTCGGGGCCGGACTGGTGTTCAAGGGGGCGGCATCCGCACTCGGCTGA
- a CDS encoding tetratricopeptide repeat protein, whose amino-acid sequence MPPRPTDSTPERPDDDRVPSTDPEPGITGEREGGTGSGSAPGPGVDQRVAAVRRAADGGRRWRALHVAGCAVLLAVAVTGGAIAVGGAQDRGAGVDAVSAAGALSPGDLARGDLDAGIASLQKHLRAQPKDFGSWATLGVAYVEQARTKGDPSRYPQAQRALKRSLGLEPGNDQALAGQAALAAARHDFPGALAHAERALKQNPYNERALCTRIDALVELGRYDDASKAADTADDRRPGIPVFTRYAYVRELRGDVRTAREVLERALNSAHAPADVAYVATALGQLAWNQGEYKTALGHYARALAADDAYLPALEGRARAQAASGDRTAAVRGLEQVVARFPLPGPLVALGELYEDRGADGDRAKAGDQYALVDAWTALARAGGANTDLETAMAAADHGDKKEALRAARAEWDRRHSVHTADALAWALHVNGRDEEALPYARRATATGYRNAVFLYHRGVIERATGDDRGARSRLKAALDLNPGFSPLGAREARTALKDLEGNR is encoded by the coding sequence ATGCCTCCGCGTCCGACCGACAGCACACCGGAGAGGCCCGACGACGACCGCGTGCCGTCGACGGACCCGGAGCCCGGGATCACCGGGGAGCGGGAGGGCGGCACCGGGAGCGGCTCCGCCCCCGGGCCCGGCGTCGATCAACGGGTCGCGGCGGTGCGGCGGGCCGCCGACGGGGGGCGGCGGTGGCGGGCCCTGCATGTGGCCGGGTGCGCCGTGCTGCTGGCGGTCGCGGTGACCGGTGGGGCCATCGCGGTCGGGGGTGCGCAGGACCGCGGGGCCGGTGTCGACGCCGTGTCCGCGGCCGGGGCGCTGTCGCCCGGCGATCTCGCCCGGGGGGACCTCGACGCGGGCATCGCCTCCCTGCAGAAGCATCTGCGGGCCCAGCCGAAGGACTTCGGCAGCTGGGCCACCCTCGGGGTCGCCTACGTCGAGCAGGCCCGTACGAAGGGCGACCCCTCCCGGTATCCGCAGGCCCAGCGCGCCCTGAAGCGGTCCCTCGGACTGGAGCCCGGCAACGACCAGGCCCTGGCCGGGCAGGCCGCCCTCGCCGCCGCCCGGCACGACTTCCCCGGCGCCCTGGCCCATGCCGAGCGGGCCCTGAAGCAGAACCCCTACAACGAACGCGCCCTGTGCACCCGGATCGACGCCCTCGTCGAACTCGGCCGGTACGACGACGCCTCGAAGGCCGCCGACACCGCCGACGACAGGCGCCCCGGGATACCCGTCTTCACGCGGTACGCGTACGTGCGCGAGCTGCGCGGCGACGTCCGCACGGCGCGCGAGGTGCTGGAGCGCGCCCTCAACTCGGCGCACGCCCCCGCCGACGTCGCGTACGTCGCCACCGCCCTCGGTCAACTCGCCTGGAACCAGGGCGAGTACAAGACGGCTCTCGGCCACTACGCCCGTGCCCTCGCCGCCGACGACGCGTATCTGCCCGCCCTGGAGGGCCGTGCCCGCGCCCAGGCGGCGAGCGGTGACCGGACGGCCGCCGTGCGGGGGCTGGAGCAGGTCGTCGCCCGGTTCCCGCTGCCCGGCCCGCTCGTCGCCCTCGGCGAGCTGTACGAGGACCGCGGCGCCGACGGCGACCGGGCGAAGGCCGGCGACCAGTACGCCCTCGTCGACGCCTGGACGGCCCTCGCCCGCGCCGGCGGCGCCAACACCGACCTCGAGACGGCCATGGCCGCCGCCGACCACGGCGACAAGAAGGAGGCCCTGCGCGCCGCCCGCGCCGAGTGGGACCGCCGCCACAGCGTGCACACCGCCGACGCGCTCGCCTGGGCCCTGCACGTCAACGGCCGTGACGAGGAGGCCCTGCCGTACGCCCGCCGGGCGACCGCCACCGGCTACCGCAACGCCGTCTTCCTCTACCACCGCGGCGTCATCGAGCGGGCCACCGGTGACGATCGCGGGGCCCGGTCGCGTCTGAAGGCCGCGCTGGACCTGAACCCCGGCTTCTCGCCCCTCGGCGCGCGTGAGGCCCGTACCGCACTCAAGGACCTGGAGGGGAACCGGTGA
- a CDS encoding DUF4331 domain-containing protein, which translates to MTPSFRTGAGRRSIATVICGALATGGLAAAGVTALAPEEASASSHREAPLISGTPQYDNTDVYAFVSPDKPDTTTIVANWIPFEEPAGGPNFFPFAEDAQYDLRIDSNGDAQEDLLFRYTFKTHTKNDKTFLYNTGPVESLDDPDLNITQTYDLELIKLKRLKAVSKTKVADDVPVAPSNVGKASMPDYDTLRKQAVHKLAGGAQTFAGQADDPFFLDLRVFDLLYGGNLSEVGNDTLKGYNVNSIALQVPNSFITESHEQPVVGIWSTTQRKNAKGYFSQVSRLGNPLVNEVVNPLKDKDKFNASTPRDDAQFLENVTNPELPKLIEAIYKIPAPAEPRNDLVDVFLKGVKDLNQPPHVTPSEQLRLNTSVKPAAKPKRLGVLDGDNAGFPNGRRLTDDVIDASLQVVEGELLGAKNDLGDAVDKNDKKFEKSFPYVALPTEGSRGPLAKGVDGGNDVRSQLGDALQPAGAEGSDDMRLMAASAGAGAGGIVLIGAALMWWRRMRNRAY; encoded by the coding sequence ATGACACCTAGCTTCAGGACCGGCGCGGGGCGCCGGAGCATCGCGACTGTGATCTGTGGTGCGCTGGCCACCGGCGGGCTCGCCGCCGCCGGTGTGACCGCGCTGGCACCTGAGGAGGCCTCCGCCTCCAGCCACCGCGAGGCCCCGCTGATCTCGGGAACCCCCCAGTACGACAACACCGACGTGTACGCGTTCGTCAGCCCGGACAAGCCGGACACGACGACCATCGTCGCGAACTGGATCCCCTTCGAGGAACCGGCCGGCGGGCCCAACTTCTTCCCGTTCGCCGAGGACGCCCAGTACGACCTGCGCATCGACAGCAACGGTGACGCGCAGGAAGACCTGCTGTTCCGGTACACGTTCAAGACGCACACGAAGAACGACAAGACCTTCCTCTACAACACGGGCCCGGTCGAGAGCCTCGACGACCCCGACCTCAACATCACGCAGACGTACGACCTCGAACTGATCAAGCTGAAGCGCCTGAAGGCCGTGTCGAAGACCAAGGTCGCCGACGACGTGCCGGTCGCGCCGTCGAACGTCGGCAAGGCGTCGATGCCGGACTACGACACCCTGCGCAAGCAGGCGGTCCACAAACTCGCCGGGGGCGCCCAGACGTTCGCCGGGCAGGCCGACGACCCGTTCTTCCTGGACCTGCGCGTCTTCGACCTGCTGTACGGCGGGAACCTCTCCGAGGTCGGCAATGACACCCTCAAGGGCTACAACGTCAACTCGATCGCCCTGCAGGTGCCCAACAGCTTCATCACCGAGTCGCACGAGCAGCCGGTCGTCGGCATCTGGTCGACGACGCAGCGCAAGAACGCCAAGGGCTACTTCTCGCAGGTCTCGCGCCTCGGCAACCCGCTGGTGAACGAGGTCGTCAACCCGCTGAAGGACAAGGACAAGTTCAACGCGTCGACGCCGCGGGACGACGCCCAGTTCCTGGAGAACGTCACCAACCCGGAGCTGCCCAAGCTCATCGAGGCGATCTACAAGATCCCGGCGCCGGCCGAGCCGCGCAACGACCTGGTCGACGTCTTCCTCAAGGGCGTCAAGGACCTCAACCAGCCGCCGCACGTGACGCCGTCGGAGCAGCTGCGGCTCAACACGTCCGTCAAGCCGGCCGCCAAGCCCAAGCGGCTGGGCGTCCTGGACGGTGACAACGCGGGCTTCCCGAACGGCCGTCGCCTCACCGACGACGTGATCGACGCCTCGCTCCAGGTCGTCGAGGGCGAACTGCTGGGCGCGAAGAACGACCTCGGTGACGCGGTCGACAAGAACGACAAGAAGTTCGAGAAGTCCTTCCCGTACGTGGCCCTGCCGACGGAGGGTTCGCGCGGCCCGCTCGCCAAGGGCGTGGACGGCGGCAACGACGTCCGCAGCCAGCTGGGCGACGCGCTCCAGCCGGCCGGCGCGGAGGGTTCGGACGACATGCGCCTGATGGCCGCCTCCGCGGGGGCCGGCGCCGGCGGCATCGTCCTGATCGGCGCGGCCCTGATGTGGTGGCGCCGCATGCGGAACCGGGCGTACTGA
- a CDS encoding sigma-70 family RNA polymerase sigma factor yields the protein MEADELLLLVAGGDQKAFEELYGVVSGPVFGLVRRVVRDPAQSEEVAQEVLLELWRSAAKFDPGRGSAMSWILTLAHRRAVDRVRSARAAGEREQREALRANQPAFDQVTEEVEAGLEREWVRRCLDRLTVLQRQSVTLAYYEGYTYREVAEQLSLPLGTVKTRMRDGLTRMRECLGGVA from the coding sequence GTGGAGGCGGACGAGCTGCTGCTGCTCGTGGCAGGTGGGGACCAGAAGGCGTTCGAGGAGCTGTACGGAGTGGTGTCCGGACCGGTGTTCGGTCTCGTACGGCGCGTGGTGCGCGACCCCGCCCAGTCGGAGGAGGTGGCTCAGGAGGTGCTGCTCGAACTGTGGCGGTCCGCGGCGAAGTTCGACCCCGGCCGGGGCAGCGCGATGTCCTGGATCCTCACCCTCGCCCACCGCCGCGCCGTCGACCGGGTCCGCAGCGCCCGGGCGGCCGGGGAGCGCGAGCAGCGCGAGGCACTGCGGGCGAACCAGCCCGCCTTCGACCAGGTCACCGAGGAGGTCGAGGCCGGCCTCGAACGCGAGTGGGTGCGCCGCTGCCTGGACCGGCTCACCGTCCTGCAGCGCCAGTCGGTCACCCTCGCCTACTACGAGGGCTACACGTACCGTGAAGTGGCCGAGCAGCTCTCCCTGCCGCTGGGCACCGTCAAGACCCGCATGCGGGACGGGCTGACCCGGATGCGCGAGTGCCTGGGAGGAGTGGCATGA
- a CDS encoding anti-sigma factor, which translates to MSLFRREDLHSLAAPYALDALEPPERVRFRKHLRDCDRCAAEVRALTEDAVRLAWSTTAPPPAALRDRVMLAVRTTPQDPAPQGAAREPARTRATQLPPHVWGAQPPPRQRQRRRIPLFVPFATATAAAALVVASLFAVQANRTQDRLTAEQDRSREIAHVLAAPDARASSGRDGRGRTIGVVASATEGSAVVTLGGYGTPAGGRVHQLWLMRPGAQPRSLGLFEGDTPLVATGLGTSATSLAVTVEPGGGSPQPTTQPIVQLALKSVGFGE; encoded by the coding sequence ATGAGCCTCTTCCGCCGCGAGGACCTGCACTCGCTCGCCGCGCCCTACGCGCTGGACGCCCTGGAGCCCCCGGAGCGGGTCCGCTTCCGGAAGCACCTGAGGGACTGCGACCGCTGCGCCGCCGAGGTGCGTGCCCTGACCGAGGACGCCGTCCGGCTCGCCTGGTCCACGACCGCCCCGCCCCCGGCCGCGCTGCGTGACCGGGTGATGCTCGCCGTACGGACGACTCCGCAGGACCCGGCGCCGCAGGGCGCGGCTCGTGAGCCGGCACGGACGCGTGCGACGCAGCTGCCGCCGCACGTCTGGGGCGCCCAGCCGCCGCCGCGGCAGCGGCAGCGGCGCCGGATCCCGCTGTTCGTGCCCTTCGCCACGGCCACCGCCGCCGCGGCCCTCGTCGTCGCCTCGCTGTTCGCCGTGCAGGCGAACCGGACCCAGGACCGGCTGACCGCCGAGCAAGATCGGTCACGTGAGATCGCCCACGTTCTGGCAGCTCCGGACGCCCGTGCGAGCAGTGGCCGGGACGGACGGGGCCGCACCATCGGAGTGGTCGCTTCCGCCACGGAGGGGAGCGCGGTGGTCACCCTCGGCGGATACGGGACGCCCGCGGGCGGCCGCGTGCACCAGTTGTGGCTCATGCGCCCGGGCGCGCAACCACGCTCCCTCGGGCTCTTCGAGGGCGACACGCCCCTGGTCGCAACGGGTCTGGGCACCTCCGCGACGTCACTGGCCGTGACCGTCGAGCCCGGCGGGGGATCGCCGCAGCCCACTACTCAGCCGATCGTCCAACTCGCCCTGAAATCTGTTGGATTCGGAGAGTAA
- a CDS encoding type ISP restriction/modification enzyme — protein MPSVTHDDAPLLADLMPWSVAPPRLGRGWPAAPDAGSLKARWDALVKAEGPDREALFEPTRSRTLHTAVGQLPGRSGSGTEKLVRASGPCPEPVRVLLAPYDEQWLIPDQRLIDAARPELWRVADPRQVFVAETPGAAPPLLVTSLLPLFRPGRVRPLFRRPGGHEPNLAPGLAEHLGTRLGGTPAPLDVLAWITATARPDLTVPLTGDADAWERGLELGHRMLWLMRRDGERPKLPGGRRPYVRAPLPSRPVTLRYDRDEEALFLDEGRISPVPPQAWDFEVGGVRVLEQWFAARVTAPEPGTLAAIRPATWPQAWTSELLELITVLALLAELRPPEGPELPDPVTATELSKAGVLPVRSAARRPASVLEGPEEGPEGQLALL, from the coding sequence ATGCCCAGCGTGACGCACGACGACGCTCCGCTGCTGGCGGACCTCATGCCGTGGTCCGTCGCACCGCCGCGGCTCGGCCGGGGCTGGCCGGCGGCCCCCGACGCGGGGTCCCTGAAGGCCCGCTGGGACGCCCTGGTCAAGGCCGAGGGCCCCGACCGCGAGGCGCTGTTCGAACCGACGCGTTCGCGCACGCTGCACACGGCGGTCGGCCAACTGCCCGGCCGAAGCGGCAGCGGCACGGAGAAGCTGGTGCGCGCCTCGGGGCCCTGCCCGGAGCCGGTGCGCGTCCTGCTCGCGCCCTACGACGAGCAATGGCTGATCCCCGACCAGCGGCTCATCGACGCGGCCCGCCCGGAGCTGTGGCGGGTGGCGGACCCGCGGCAGGTCTTCGTGGCGGAGACGCCCGGGGCGGCCCCTCCCCTGCTCGTCACCTCACTGCTCCCGCTGTTCCGGCCCGGCCGGGTCCGCCCGCTGTTCCGCCGCCCGGGCGGCCACGAGCCGAATCTGGCGCCGGGACTGGCGGAGCACCTCGGCACCCGGCTGGGCGGCACCCCGGCACCGCTGGACGTGCTGGCCTGGATCACGGCCACGGCCCGCCCTGACCTCACCGTCCCGCTCACCGGGGACGCCGACGCGTGGGAGCGGGGCCTGGAGCTGGGGCACCGGATGCTGTGGCTGATGCGCCGCGACGGCGAACGCCCCAAGCTGCCCGGCGGCCGCCGCCCCTACGTCCGCGCCCCGCTGCCCTCCCGGCCCGTGACGCTGCGCTACGACCGGGACGAGGAGGCCCTGTTCCTGGACGAGGGCCGCATCTCCCCCGTACCGCCGCAGGCCTGGGACTTCGAGGTGGGGGGAGTCCGCGTCCTGGAGCAGTGGTTCGCGGCCCGCGTCACCGCCCCCGAGCCGGGCACGCTGGCGGCGATCCGTCCCGCCACCTGGCCGCAGGCCTGGACGTCGGAGCTGCTGGAGCTGATCACCGTCCTCGCGCTGCTGGCCGAACTGCGTCCTCCGGAGGGGCCGGAGCTCCCCGACCCGGTCACGGCGACGGAGCTGAGCAAGGCCGGTGTCCTCCCGGTGCGGAGTGCGGCCCGCCGCCCGGCATCGGTGCTGGAGGGTCCCGAGGAGGGCCCCGAGGGGCAGCTGGCGCTGCTCTAG
- a CDS encoding GntR family transcriptional regulator, producing MTSFAPDSIVLNRKLPLWYQVSQSLRASILGRSPQDPLRLPTEEQLAGHYGVSVLTMRQALKELEDEGLISRHRRRGTFIEPDARRGSPVRLLGSVDAIVAQQSGMTTELLDHGSAPVPGELAEFFPDVREVSTYHRLRSDEKTGEPTNHARNYVRPELAARIDLDDLVRWPMTKVLRDVAGADISRITDTVEARLADPETSKLLQVPLLSPILHYTGVTYDAGGRPLDVAVIHYRGDRFSFTVTLDAT from the coding sequence GTGACCTCCTTCGCCCCGGATTCCATCGTCCTGAATCGCAAGCTGCCGCTCTGGTACCAGGTGTCGCAGTCGCTGCGCGCCTCGATCCTCGGCCGCTCGCCCCAGGACCCGCTGCGGCTGCCCACCGAGGAGCAGCTGGCCGGGCACTACGGCGTGAGCGTGCTGACGATGCGGCAGGCGCTGAAGGAGCTGGAGGACGAGGGGCTGATCTCGCGCCATCGCCGGCGGGGCACGTTCATCGAGCCGGACGCGCGCCGGGGTTCCCCGGTGCGCCTGCTCGGCTCGGTGGACGCGATCGTGGCCCAGCAGTCCGGCATGACGACCGAACTGCTGGACCACGGCAGCGCGCCCGTGCCGGGTGAACTCGCCGAGTTCTTCCCGGATGTCCGGGAGGTGTCGACGTACCACCGGCTGCGCAGCGACGAGAAGACCGGTGAGCCGACGAACCACGCCCGCAACTACGTGCGTCCCGAACTGGCCGCGCGGATCGACCTGGACGACCTCGTCCGGTGGCCGATGACCAAGGTGCTGCGGGACGTCGCGGGGGCGGACATCAGCCGCATCACGGACACGGTGGAGGCGCGGCTGGCCGACCCGGAGACCTCGAAGCTGCTCCAAGTCCCCCTGCTGAGCCCGATCCTGCACTACACCGGGGTGACGTACGACGCCGGGGGACGGCCGCTGGACGTGGCCGTCATCCACTACCGGGGGGACCGCTTCTCCTTCACGGTGACCCTGGACGCCACGTGA